The genomic window CCCCATGAGCAATACATTCGGGACCAGAAAATCGATAGCCTCTACGAAGGCACCACCGCTATTCAAGGTCTTGATTTGATTTTCCGAAAAATTATGCGAGACCAGGGCTCAACCCTCCAAAGCATTATCCGCAGGGTACAAACGACCCTTGCTCACGAAGAAGGCGGAGATGAGCTTTTACCAGAAAGAGCAGCGCTCGCGCGTAGTCTTCAATACTTTGGCGGTATCCTGGAAATCATGATGGGTAAGGCGGGCGAGTCGCTTTATTACGTAGGATTGCACAGCACGAGAATTCTCTTTTCTCTTAGTGAGTTACTCATCGGCTGGCTTCTGATTCGCCAGGCAGCCGTCGCACTCGACCAATTAGAAAATGCTTCTGGCAACGACATCTTTTTCTACCAGGGTAAAGTCGCAAGCGCTCGTTACTTTTGTGCGGAGGAATTGCCACGCATTGGACTGGCACACAAAATCATTAAGGACAGCAGCCTTTCCTTGATGGAGCTTCCTGAAGAAGCCTTTTAACCCAATCCAGTTTTTCTTTATTTGCCGTTACCGATTTTGAACTGCCTGGGGGACTGATGATGCACGATAAAGCAACTTACAGAAAATCCGTTATTCTCATGTGCGCAGGATTGTTCCTGGGCTTTGGCTGCCAGCCCGACCAGCTACGCAGCTCTACCCTATGCGGTAATGGTGTTATTGAATCAGGAGAAGAATGTGACGAGGGTATCGAAAACTCAAATACTGATTGGTGTACTCCAGGGTGCCAGTTAGCACGATGTGGAGATGGGCTACTTGGCCCTGGCGAACTCTGCGATGAAGGCGCCCTGAATTCCGATATTCACCCAGATAGATGCCGTGAGAGTTGTAGCCCCGCTTCCTGCGGCGATGGGGTCATCGATAGCCAGGAAATTTGTGATGATGCAAACGGCGATGA from Deltaproteobacteria bacterium includes these protein-coding regions:
- a CDS encoding acyl-CoA dehydrogenase, which codes for PHEQYIRDQKIDSLYEGTTAIQGLDLIFRKIMRDQGSTLQSIIRRVQTTLAHEEGGDELLPERAALARSLQYFGGILEIMMGKAGESLYYVGLHSTRILFSLSELLIGWLLIRQAAVALDQLENASGNDIFFYQGKVASARYFCAEELPRIGLAHKIIKDSSLSLMELPEEAF